One Panicum virgatum strain AP13 chromosome 9K, P.virgatum_v5, whole genome shotgun sequence genomic region harbors:
- the LOC120650866 gene encoding uncharacterized protein LOC120650866 isoform X1 produces MKEGSDYYVVRKGDVMAVYKTLSECQAQICSSVFGPAASAYKGHSWSREKEEYLSSQGLSNASYVINATDLREDVFGPFVPCSFQEIVGSSSNQPAANHIGIHNVRLYHTGSVSVDLNHEARSSSSSHISPANLNHSGAVEAQPVSRQYMVGILHFDGASKGNPGKAGAGAVLMTEDGRVISRLREGLGIVTNNVAEYRGLILGLKYAIRHGFRRIKVHGDSQLVCNQVNGVWQTKHQNMMELCNEVRRLKENFLSFEITHVRREWNAEADRQANIGITLGSGVVSEERGDF; encoded by the exons ATGAAAGAGGGCAGTGACTACTATGTTGTCAGGAAAGGGGATGTGATGGCTGTTTACAAAACTCTAAGTGAATGCCAAGCTCAGATCTGCTCTTCG GTATTTGGTCCTGCTGCAAGTGCCTACAAGGGTCACTCTTGGAGCAGAGAAAAGGAGGAATACCTCTCTTCACAGGGGCTAAGTAATGCTAGTTATGTTATTAATGCAACCGATCTTCGGGAAGATGTATTTGGCCCCTTTGTGCCCTGTAGTTTCCAG gAGATAGTTGGTTCTAGTTCAAATCAACCAGCTGCAAATCATATTGGCATCCATAATGTTAGATTATATCATACAGGGTCTGTATCTGTTGATCTGAACCAT GAAGCCAGATCTAGTTCCTCCAGTCATATCTCACCAGCAAACTTAAACCACAGTGGAGCTGTTGAAGCACAACCTGTATCAAGACAATAC ATGGTGGGTATTCTTCATTTTGATGGTGCTTCGAAAGGAAACCCAGGAAAAGCAGGTGCTGGAGCAGTTCTTATGACTGAAGATGGTAgagtg ATATCTCGACTTCGTGAGGGTCTTGGTATCGTTACTAATAATGTTGCTGAGTACCGAGGCCTGATCTTAGGACTGAAATATGCAATTAGGCATGGATTCAGGAGAATCAAAGTACATGGGGATTCTCAACTTGTCTGCAATCAG GTGAACGGTGTTTGGCAAACAAAGCACCAGAACATGATGGAGCTCTGCAATGAAGTGAGAAGGCTGAAAGAGAACTTCCTCTCTTTTGAGATCACCCATGTTCGACGG GAATGGAATGCTGAGGCGGATCGCCAGGCAAATATCGGCATCACGCTTGGCA GTGGCGTTGTGTCGGAGGAGCGTGGTGACTTCTGA
- the LOC120650866 gene encoding uncharacterized protein LOC120650866 isoform X2, which produces MKEGSDYYVVRKGDVMAVYKTLSECQAQICSSVFGPAASAYKGHSWSREKEEYLSSQGLSNASYVINATDLREDVFGPFVPCSFQEARSSSSSHISPANLNHSGAVEAQPVSRQYMVGILHFDGASKGNPGKAGAGAVLMTEDGRVISRLREGLGIVTNNVAEYRGLILGLKYAIRHGFRRIKVHGDSQLVCNQVNGVWQTKHQNMMELCNEVRRLKENFLSFEITHVRREWNAEADRQANIGITLGSGVVSEERGDF; this is translated from the exons ATGAAAGAGGGCAGTGACTACTATGTTGTCAGGAAAGGGGATGTGATGGCTGTTTACAAAACTCTAAGTGAATGCCAAGCTCAGATCTGCTCTTCG GTATTTGGTCCTGCTGCAAGTGCCTACAAGGGTCACTCTTGGAGCAGAGAAAAGGAGGAATACCTCTCTTCACAGGGGCTAAGTAATGCTAGTTATGTTATTAATGCAACCGATCTTCGGGAAGATGTATTTGGCCCCTTTGTGCCCTGTAGTTTCCAG GAAGCCAGATCTAGTTCCTCCAGTCATATCTCACCAGCAAACTTAAACCACAGTGGAGCTGTTGAAGCACAACCTGTATCAAGACAATAC ATGGTGGGTATTCTTCATTTTGATGGTGCTTCGAAAGGAAACCCAGGAAAAGCAGGTGCTGGAGCAGTTCTTATGACTGAAGATGGTAgagtg ATATCTCGACTTCGTGAGGGTCTTGGTATCGTTACTAATAATGTTGCTGAGTACCGAGGCCTGATCTTAGGACTGAAATATGCAATTAGGCATGGATTCAGGAGAATCAAAGTACATGGGGATTCTCAACTTGTCTGCAATCAG GTGAACGGTGTTTGGCAAACAAAGCACCAGAACATGATGGAGCTCTGCAATGAAGTGAGAAGGCTGAAAGAGAACTTCCTCTCTTTTGAGATCACCCATGTTCGACGG GAATGGAATGCTGAGGCGGATCGCCAGGCAAATATCGGCATCACGCTTGGCA GTGGCGTTGTGTCGGAGGAGCGTGGTGACTTCTGA